In Paracoccus methylovorus, a genomic segment contains:
- a CDS encoding DUF2793 domain-containing protein, producing the protein MRTDNEANEIHGRAEHRYRRLFVLLRREGAPAISEVVWAGSIAYWIDGAWMRILPSAGWMAWIEDEAQAIVWTGSAWIPVVDAMGFIAQAASVAVAREANGATTGMAVREETLSGLSGASRDSTIVIPNRAILLGVSVRTVTAVLGASSFDCGVNGEPSKFGGALGVAVGSSNIGVIGPTAFYADTPVRLTANGGSFAGGAVRIAIHYLTCAAPD; encoded by the coding sequence TTGAGGACGGACAATGAAGCGAACGAGATTCACGGACGAGCAGAGCATCGGTACCGGCGCCTGTTCGTTCTGCTGCGCCGCGAGGGGGCCCCGGCGATCAGCGAGGTCGTCTGGGCGGGCAGCATCGCCTACTGGATCGACGGCGCCTGGATGCGGATCCTGCCGAGCGCCGGCTGGATGGCCTGGATCGAGGACGAGGCGCAGGCCATCGTCTGGACCGGATCGGCGTGGATCCCGGTTGTGGATGCCATGGGCTTCATCGCGCAGGCAGCCTCGGTCGCCGTGGCGCGGGAGGCAAATGGCGCGACCACCGGCATGGCGGTGCGGGAAGAAACCCTCTCCGGCCTTTCCGGGGCCAGCCGGGACTCGACCATCGTGATCCCCAACCGCGCCATCCTGCTCGGCGTATCCGTGCGGACCGTGACCGCGGTGCTGGGCGCCAGCTCCTTCGACTGCGGCGTCAACGGCGAGCCCTCGAAGTTCGGCGGCGCGCTCGGCGTGGCCGTTGGTAGCAGCAATATCGGCGTCATCGGCCCGACGGCGTTCTATGCCGACACGCCCGTGCGCCTCACCGCCAATGGCGGCAGCTTTGCCGGCGGCGCGGTGCGCATTGCCATCCATTACCTGACCTGCGCCGCGCCGGACTGA
- a CDS encoding SMP-30/gluconolactonase/LRE family protein — protein MGEIEGPEDPLIDWDDNVYAGNRQGEIIKFHAPDHKTWEVYAHIGGHPLGMQFDRHGNLVCCVSGMGLYMVTPDREVVKLTDETNRSRFSIVDDTRMRLADDLDIAADGRIFFSEATVRYNHVDWPLDSLELRGNGRLICYDPRTKTTRTVLKRLMFPNGVCVMPDQESLLFAETWGCRISRFWFDGPKKGQVERVIENLPGLPDNINRASDGNYWTTLVGMRSPAMDLASTMPGFRRRMTRRMGPANWMMPNINVGCAVKFNIKGEILDVLWDKVGTNHPMVCSVKEHKGYLYLGGISNNRIGKWKIPGADPEWTGPGDYWGAKPC, from the coding sequence TTGGGAGAGATCGAGGGCCCGGAAGATCCACTGATAGACTGGGACGACAATGTCTATGCGGGGAACCGGCAGGGAGAAATCATCAAGTTCCACGCCCCGGACCATAAAACCTGGGAGGTCTATGCCCATATCGGCGGCCATCCTTTGGGGATGCAGTTCGACCGCCACGGCAATCTTGTCTGCTGCGTATCCGGAATGGGCCTTTACATGGTGACGCCGGATCGGGAGGTCGTTAAGCTCACAGACGAAACCAATCGATCGCGTTTTTCGATCGTAGACGATACCCGGATGCGTCTTGCAGACGATCTAGATATCGCGGCAGATGGAAGGATATTCTTCTCCGAAGCCACGGTACGTTACAATCACGTCGATTGGCCGTTGGACTCGCTTGAATTGCGCGGAAACGGTCGTCTGATCTGCTACGATCCCCGCACAAAGACGACGCGGACAGTTCTCAAACGGCTCATGTTTCCCAACGGCGTCTGTGTCATGCCGGATCAGGAATCGTTACTTTTTGCAGAGACTTGGGGTTGCCGCATCTCGCGCTTCTGGTTCGACGGTCCGAAAAAGGGGCAGGTTGAGCGTGTCATCGAAAACTTGCCGGGCCTGCCCGACAACATCAACCGCGCATCTGACGGCAATTACTGGACGACTTTGGTCGGGATGCGCTCCCCTGCCATGGATCTGGCGTCGACAATGCCCGGCTTCCGGCGGCGCATGACCCGCCGCATGGGGCCGGCCAACTGGATGATGCCCAACATCAACGTGGGCTGCGCAGTCAAGTTCAACATCAAGGGAGAAATCCTGGATGTCCTGTGGGACAAGGTTGGCACGAACCATCCGATGGTCTGCTCGGTCAAGGAACACAAAGGTTATCTCTACCTCGGGGGCATTTCAAATAACCGTATCGGAAAATGGAAGATTCCGGGCGCAGACCCCGAGTGGACCGGGCCGGGAGATTACTGGGGGGCAAAGCCATGTTGA
- the ybaK gene encoding Cys-tRNA(Pro) deacylase codes for MPIAASVYGQFRQKGKIDMKSSERYPATPATRALAKAGIAFTTYIYDYDYDGADGRLGMHAAAAIGLPADRVFKTLLAEVDGTGMCAIVPVDRVLSMKRLAAAVGGKSAIMMQPDKAEKMTGYHVGGISPFGHRRPVRAALDESALEQPLIVVNGGKRGFLIGLSPQDALEVLDAVVAPLCAET; via the coding sequence TTGCCGATTGCGGCGTCGGTATACGGGCAGTTTCGCCAAAAGGGCAAGATCGACATGAAGAGTTCAGAACGTTATCCCGCAACCCCGGCGACCCGGGCGCTTGCAAAGGCAGGCATCGCCTTCACAACCTATATCTACGACTACGACTATGACGGGGCGGACGGCAGGCTCGGCATGCATGCGGCCGCGGCGATCGGCTTGCCTGCGGACCGGGTCTTCAAGACGCTGCTTGCCGAGGTGGATGGGACAGGGATGTGCGCGATCGTTCCCGTGGACCGCGTTCTGTCGATGAAGCGCCTCGCAGCAGCGGTCGGAGGGAAGTCGGCGATAATGATGCAACCGGACAAGGCCGAGAAGATGACGGGCTATCATGTCGGCGGGATCAGCCCTTTCGGGCATAGACGCCCTGTTCGGGCGGCGCTCGATGAATCCGCGTTGGAGCAGCCGCTCATCGTGGTCAATGGAGGCAAGCGCGGCTTCCTGATCGGGCTTTCTCCGCAGGATGCGCTGGAAGTGCTCGACGCGGTTGTCGCTCCGCTCTGCGCCGAGACGTAA
- a CDS encoding YidC/Oxa1 family membrane protein insertase gives MGENLMDSIREWWGAIMAATGLCIWLVRLEGSSKTALREIARLEKQLDADRKAISETRKEQNEMLREMRADIKRLLERSGPARD, from the coding sequence ATGGGAGAGAACCTCATGGACAGCATCCGCGAATGGTGGGGCGCGATCATGGCGGCAACCGGGCTGTGCATCTGGCTCGTGCGGCTTGAGGGCAGCAGCAAAACCGCCCTGCGCGAGATCGCAAGGCTGGAAAAGCAGCTCGACGCCGACCGTAAGGCGATCTCGGAAACCCGCAAGGAACAGAACGAGATGCTGCGCGAGATGCGCGCCGACATCAAACGCCTGCTGGAACGCAGCGGACCCGCCCGCGACTGA
- a CDS encoding VOC family protein yields the protein MQLHRGRLIDHIQLVVRDLQASERFYTAVMSVLGIPVLSTDNGYFIADELTVSSADSATASGELTGRHHLAFQAKDRETVDAFYSAALAHGGRDNGAPGIRAYHPGYYAAFALDPDGNNIEVVYQGEAKRNTPSVTIEF from the coding sequence ATGCAACTGCATCGTGGTCGCCTGATTGATCATATTCAGCTTGTAGTGCGTGACTTGCAAGCCAGCGAGCGCTTCTACACGGCGGTAATGTCCGTGTTGGGGATACCAGTGCTCAGCACGGATAATGGCTACTTCATAGCCGATGAGCTTACGGTATCTTCTGCTGACAGTGCGACCGCTTCCGGCGAGTTGACGGGGCGGCACCATCTAGCATTTCAAGCGAAGGATCGCGAAACGGTGGATGCCTTCTACAGCGCGGCGCTAGCGCATGGCGGACGTGACAACGGAGCACCCGGTATCCGGGCCTATCATCCGGGGTATTATGCCGCCTTCGCGTTGGACCCCGATGGCAACAACATCGAAGTTGTTTACCAAGGCGAGGCGAAGCGTAACACGCCGTCAGTCACCATCGAGTTTTAG
- a CDS encoding lysozyme, with protein MSVAKETIEHVKRWEGLRLEAYPDPGSKDGTPWTIGYGHISDSFMTVHKGLKITEAQAEAALEHDLGEAEDILRRLVKVPLTDGQRAALTSFVFNIGEGQFAGSTLLRKLNAGDHDAVPDQLARWVYNDGKKMTGLVNRRAAEIGLWSKGSFVSSRTVEAAVPPLVGKLVTPEVLTAAGGALAGLTGTLQGDGPVSFALAALIVMAGAWVLFRLIRRAS; from the coding sequence ATGTCTGTGGCGAAAGAAACCATCGAGCACGTCAAGCGCTGGGAGGGCTTGCGGCTGGAAGCCTATCCCGATCCGGGCAGCAAGGACGGCACCCCCTGGACCATTGGTTACGGGCATATCTCGGACAGCTTCATGACAGTCCACAAGGGCCTGAAAATCACCGAGGCGCAGGCCGAGGCCGCGCTGGAGCACGATCTGGGCGAGGCCGAGGATATCCTGCGCCGGCTGGTCAAGGTGCCGCTCACCGATGGGCAAAGGGCGGCGCTGACCAGCTTCGTCTTCAACATCGGCGAGGGGCAGTTCGCTGGTTCCACCCTGCTCAGAAAGCTGAATGCCGGCGATCATGATGCCGTGCCCGATCAGCTTGCGCGATGGGTCTATAATGACGGCAAGAAGATGACCGGGCTGGTCAACCGCCGCGCGGCCGAGATCGGCCTGTGGTCGAAGGGCAGTTTTGTCTCGTCGCGCACGGTCGAGGCCGCAGTCCCGCCCCTGGTCGGAAAGCTGGTCACGCCGGAAGTACTGACAGCGGCGGGCGGCGCGCTTGCCGGGCTGACCGGGACGCTGCAGGGCGACGGGCCGGTCTCCTTCGCGCTGGCAGCGCTGATCGTCATGGCCGGGGCCTGGGTGCTGTTCCGGCTGATCAGGCGGGCCTCGTGA
- a CDS encoding DUF4160 domain-containing protein, protein MVTIHRAHGLRIIIFTDDHEPAHVHVFGDGQAKVNLIGTDGAPVLVWAEGMKANDLRRAMQIVRDEQAQFLARWREIHG, encoded by the coding sequence ATGGTTACGATTCATCGTGCACATGGCTTGCGCATCATCATCTTTACGGACGATCACGAGCCAGCTCATGTGCATGTGTTCGGGGACGGTCAGGCCAAGGTCAATCTTATTGGAACTGACGGTGCCCCGGTCCTTGTTTGGGCCGAAGGCATGAAGGCGAACGATCTGCGTCGCGCCATGCAGATTGTCCGTGACGAGCAGGCGCAGTTTCTTGCCAGATGGAGGGAAATCCATGGCTGA
- a CDS encoding DUF2442 domain-containing protein, with product MADLTDAEIDAALERGRIAQQTEPRAASARYDRKSGRIIVELTNGCTFAFPPHMAQGLETAKDDELASVEILGAGYGLHWEALDADLSVPGLLAGLFGTRAYMARRAGQATSPAKAAAARANGAKGGRPRKQA from the coding sequence ATGGCTGACCTGACAGACGCCGAAATCGACGCTGCTCTCGAACGTGGTCGCATCGCGCAGCAAACCGAGCCCCGTGCGGCGTCAGCGCGCTATGATCGGAAAAGTGGACGGATCATCGTTGAACTGACAAACGGCTGCACCTTTGCCTTCCCGCCCCATATGGCACAGGGGTTGGAGACGGCCAAGGATGACGAGCTTGCCTCAGTCGAAATCCTTGGCGCAGGTTATGGGCTGCACTGGGAGGCACTCGATGCAGACCTTTCCGTGCCAGGTCTGCTTGCCGGGCTGTTTGGAACAAGGGCCTACATGGCTCGCCGGGCAGGACAGGCCACATCACCCGCCAAGGCAGCGGCAGCACGGGCCAATGGTGCCAAGGGCGGCAGGCCGCGCAAACAGGCGTAA
- a CDS encoding NHL repeat-containing protein, whose product MLNMLKRQFDSLLGRGECAVTIPVMDGPFLPNQFLEEGEILFEASLLDNLALAGETLFYSSGTEVFSRNLTAPSLQGERVHTGNTMVSSLAARGTALAIGLDMQGLLIVGGSHDGKMIGTLDGKELNCITAILFLSDDEVVVGNGSAANSASRWKYDLVQLGRSGSVWHINLASGNARMLAANMAFPYGLAQAQDGGIFVSECWKHRIVKIPTDGGAPQLAAGNLPGFPARITPGHNGTFLLSFLSARNQLYEFVLREREYCRRMMGEIGEDYWMAPALKSNLSFKEQIQGDSVKMMGVLKPWAPPRSYGLVTLCDKDMDPVVSWHSRADGTNHGTTSVIVENNAFIVGAKGPGRAVKVPLTHPELMETSK is encoded by the coding sequence ATGTTGAACATGTTAAAAAGACAGTTCGATTCCTTGCTGGGGCGGGGTGAATGCGCGGTTACAATCCCCGTAATGGACGGGCCGTTCCTGCCCAACCAGTTTCTAGAAGAGGGCGAAATACTGTTTGAGGCATCGCTGCTGGATAACCTGGCGCTTGCCGGTGAAACGCTCTTCTATTCCTCGGGCACTGAGGTCTTTTCTCGGAATCTGACAGCACCCTCTTTGCAGGGCGAACGCGTCCATACCGGGAACACGATGGTGTCCTCGCTGGCGGCCCGGGGCACGGCCCTTGCGATAGGTTTGGATATGCAAGGCCTGCTGATCGTGGGCGGGTCTCATGATGGGAAGATGATCGGCACCTTGGACGGAAAGGAGCTGAATTGTATCACAGCGATCTTGTTTCTTTCCGACGACGAAGTTGTCGTCGGAAACGGATCAGCAGCCAATTCGGCGTCGCGCTGGAAATACGATCTGGTGCAGTTGGGGCGGTCGGGGTCGGTGTGGCACATAAATCTGGCCTCTGGAAACGCTCGCATGCTGGCCGCCAATATGGCATTCCCCTACGGCCTTGCCCAGGCGCAGGACGGCGGTATCTTCGTTTCCGAGTGCTGGAAACATCGCATCGTCAAGATCCCCACCGATGGTGGTGCTCCTCAGCTTGCGGCGGGAAACCTGCCCGGCTTTCCTGCCCGGATCACCCCTGGCCATAACGGGACGTTCCTCCTGTCCTTCCTTTCGGCCCGCAATCAGCTCTACGAATTCGTTCTGCGTGAGCGTGAATACTGCCGGCGGATGATGGGAGAGATCGGCGAGGATTATTGGATGGCACCCGCTCTGAAGAGCAACCTGTCCTTCAAGGAACAGATTCAGGGCGATTCCGTAAAAATGATGGGCGTGCTGAAGCCTTGGGCGCCGCCTCGCTCTTACGGTCTTGTCACGCTTTGCGACAAGGATATGGACCCGGTCGTAAGCTGGCACAGCCGTGCCGATGGCACGAATCACGGCACAACATCTGTGATTGTTGAGAACAATGCGTTCATCGTTGGTGCAAAGGGTCCTGGACGCGCCGTCAAGGTACCGTTGACGCACCCGGAATTGATGGAGACGTCCAAGTGA